The proteins below come from a single Tachypleus tridentatus isolate NWPU-2018 chromosome 13, ASM421037v1, whole genome shotgun sequence genomic window:
- the LOC143238482 gene encoding bestrophin-4-like isoform X1, with protein MTVTYSLNVANARLLGFGKLLFRWHGSIYKLLYREISIFCVAYCSLSVLYRYVLTEPQRRTFEKISVYCETFTDLIPVSFVLGFYVSIVVGRWWQQYMSIPWPDKICMLISAYVHGKDERGRVIRRTLARYLNLLSVLIFQAISTSIKKRFPTLDHLEEAGLMTKEERRVYDEIPMTHGRWWIPAQWFTALAVRARKEGRINDDITLKALLDELHEYRGNCGMLYSYDWISVPLVYTQVVTLAIYTYFLACVMGRQYLDPTKGYPGQKIDLYFPFFTLLQFFFYIGWLKVAESLINPFGDDDDDFELNWCLDRNFAMSLLIVDDMFQRHPKLVKDQFWDELEPQLPHTKSSFILRTRPYLGSATNFDVHPDEAEFVPMETIMEEDNTGEMYRSTSNSLGNYLLTPEADIISQRNARCSSEFSGRRFLNFLSGRNSSENIVQTPKKEFPPSFVLKSPRKCSRIRSGSETSENHKFVEQKENKSRSKLSLTARKDFSGEESNCLIENALSVSTLPATFSPNADDKSDVVQSNDKKCDINPNTKSSQSGTETTVDIDVSPISSPNHELSPYEPNIPISYIDTPETLSTCTERSPFQRDPPNLNKEPSEEDPSLTKQ; from the exons AACATTTGAGAAGATTTCTGTGTATTGTGAAACGTTCACTGACCTCATACCAGTTTCTTTTGTCCTTGGGTTTTATGTCTCGATAGTGGTTGGTCGATGGTGGCAACAGTATATGTCTATTCCTTGGCCAGATAA GATTTGTATGCTTATATCTGCTTACGTTCACGGTAAAGACGAGAGAGGTCGCGTCATTCGTCGTACCCTTGCTCGTTACCTAAATCTCCTGTCTGTACTCATCTTCCAAGCTATAAGTACTTCTATCAAAAAGAGATTTCCAACATTGGATCACTTAGAAGAAGCGG GTCTCATGACGAAAGAGGAGAGGAGGGTTTATGATGAAATTCCCATGACTCATGGCAGATGGTGGATCCCTGCCCAGTGGTTCACAGCTCTGGCAGTTAGGGCAAGGAAAGAAGGAAGAATTAATGATGACATCACTTTGAAAGCCTTACTGGAT GAGTTACACGAATATCGTGGAAACTGTGGGATGCTCTATAGCTATGACTGGATTAGCGTTCCTTTAGTGTATACTCAG GTGGTGACTCTAGCTATCTATACATACTTTCTAGCATGCGTGATGGGTAGACAATATCTAGACCCCACGAAAGGATATCCTGGGCAGAAGATAGACCTATATTTTCCCTTTTTCACATTACTTCAGTTCTTTTTTTACATCGGATGGTTGAAG GTAGCAGAGTCGTTGATCAACCCTTTTGGTGACGATGACGACGATTTTGAGTTGAACTGGTGCTTAGACCGGAACTTTGCT ATGTCGCTCTTGATTGTGGATGATATGTTTCAAAGGCATCCTAAGCTTGTGAAAGATCAGTTTTGGGATGAGCTGGAACCTCAGTTACCTCACACCAAGTCTTCGTTTATTTTACGAACACGGCCGTACCTTGGATCCGCCACCAATTTtga TGTTCACCCTGATGAAGCAGAATTCGTTCCAATGGAAACCATTATGGAAGAAGACAACACTGGAGAGATGTACAGGAGTACCTCTAATAGTCTTGGAAATTACCTGTTGACTCCAGAAGCGGACATTATTTCCCAAAGAAATGCGCGATGCTCCTCCGAGTTTTCTGGACGCAGGTTTTTAAACTTCCTTTCTGGACGGAATAGCTCCGAAAATATTGTCCAAACACCGAAGAAAGAATTTCCTCCATCCTTTGTCTTGAAATCACCACGAAAGTGCTCGAGAATTCGGTCAGGTTCCGAGACATCGGAGAATCACAAATTTGTAGAACAAAAAGAGAACAAGTCCCGATCCAAACTTTCTCTCACAGCAAGAAAAGATTTTTCAGGTGAAGAATCTAATTGTCTAATCGAAAATGCTTTGAGTGTTTCGACTCTTCCTGCTACATTTTCTCCTAATGCCGATGATAAATCTGATGTAGTTCAATCAAATGATAAAAAGTGCGACATAAATCCGAACACAAAGTCATCCCAATCGGGAACTGAAACAACAGTTGACATAGACGTTTCTCCAATATCCAGCCCTAACCACGAATTATCTCCATATGAACCAAATATTCCAATCTCATACATAGATACACCAGAAACCTTATCGACATGCACCGAACGATCGCCTTTCCAAAGAGATCCTCCGAATTTAAATAAAGAACCATCTGAAGAAGATCCTTCTTTAACTAAACAATGA